One Cuculus canorus isolate bCucCan1 chromosome 1, bCucCan1.pri, whole genome shotgun sequence DNA segment encodes these proteins:
- the RBP5 gene encoding retinol-binding protein 5, whose amino-acid sequence MPPNLTGYYRFVSQENMDNYLRALDINVVLRKLVCLLKPDKEILHTGDHMVIRTITSLRDYVMDFDLGVQFEEDLGPVDGRKCQTTVFWEGDQLVCEQLGEKRNRGWRHWMEGDQLHLRMTAEDEVCVQVFQKVK is encoded by the exons ATGCCTCCCAACCTCACCGGCTATTACCGCTTCGTCTCCCAGGAGAACATGGACAACTATCTACGAGCTCTAG ATATCAATGTGGTTCTGCGAAAACTGGTTTGCCTCCTGAAGCCTGATAAAGAGATCCTCCATACGGGAGATCACATGGTCATCCGCACGATCACCTCTCTGCGGGACTATGTTATGGATTTTGACCTGGGAGTCCAGTTTGAGGAAGATCTGGGACCCGTGGATGGACGGAAGTGCCAG acaaCTGTGTTCTGGGAGGGGGATCAGCTGGTGTGTGAGCAGCTAGGAGAGAAGAGGAACCGAGGCTGGAGGCACTGGATGGAGGGGGACCAGCTGCATCTG CGCATGACGGCTGAGGACGAGGTCTGCGTCCAGGTCTTCCAGAAAGTGAAGTGA
- the C1R gene encoding complement C1r subcomponent, whose protein sequence is MRVPFLLWAFLFFGVISSSSVPRKLFGEIRSPGYPKPYPNNNISTWNIHVPKGYVVKLTFRYFDLEPSESCFYDYVKIKADKKNLGRYCGQLGLTTGNHPGRKEFVSKGNRMHLEFHSDFSNEDNGTVIPYRGFLAYYQAVDLDECDPNNASEEDGKPGCQHFCHNYVGGYFCSCRTGYQLQTDHHSCKVECSSELFTEASGYLSSPEYPQPYPEDLQCNYSIRLQKGLSIILKFLEPFEIDEHQQVHCPYDQLKIQVRGREIGEFCGQESPGSIETNSNEVDILFLTDESGFSRGWKIRYTSEKIRCPQPVPRDQFTVIRDLQPVYEFQDYFIVSCKTGYNLMEGNQKLLSFTAVCQADGTWHKSMPRCEIVNCGNPTDLTNGAFSYVDTPANNNYQSVITYRCNEPYYHIVTETHDGDRFTCSAEGTWVDQDGQVRIPACLPVCGKPVNPVTEVQRILGGRSARRGNFPWQALTGIHGRGGGALLGDRWILTAAHSIFPKGAGGNNASLEQLAEDANVFLGHTKVEELYKMGNHPVRRIFIHPDYNPKDEHNFNGDIALLELKHPVTLGPTVQPICLPDTTNTTFYMDGHIGYVSGFGVEKNFISNDLKYVSLPAVAREKCQSWLDSKKRDIPMVFSENMFCAGFLTVKRDTCQGDSGSVITVLDTASGRWVATGIVSWGIGCAEGYGFYTKILNYLDWIKGIIREDRL, encoded by the exons AT GCgtgttccttttcttctgtgggcCTTCCTCTTTTTTGGAGTGATCAGTTCCAGTTCAGTCCCAAGAAAGCTTTTTGGGGAGATCAGATCCCCTGGTTATCCCAAACCATATCCCAACAATAACATCAGCACCTGGAATATCCACGTCCCAAAAGGCTATGTGGTGAAGCTGACTTTCAGATATTTTGACCTGGAGCCATCCGAGTCCTGCTTCTATGACTATGTTAAG ATCAAAGCAGACAAGAAGAACCTGGGCCGATACTGTGGCCAGCTTGGGTTAACCACAGGCAATCACccaggaagaaaggaatttgTATCTAAGGGGAACAGGATGCACCTGGAATTTCATTCTGATTTCTCCAATGAAGACAATGGCACAGTGATTCCCTACAGGGGCTTCCTTGCCTATTACCAAGCTGTGG ATCTTGATGAATGTGACCCTAACAATGCCTCTGAGGAAGACGGAAAGCCTGGGTGCCAGCACTTCTGCCACAACTATGTGGGTGGCTACTTCTGTTCTTGCCGGACTGGCTACCAGCTTCAGACGGACCACCATTCCTGCAAAG TGGAATGCAGCAGTGAGTTGTTCACGGAGGCATCCGGGTACCTGAGCAGTCCTGAGTACCCGCAGCCCTATCCTGAAGACCTGCAATGTAACTACAGCATCCGTCTGCAGAAGGGTCTGTCTATTATCCTTAAGTTCTTGGAACCCTTTGAGATTGACGAACACCAGCAAGTCCACTGCCCTTATGACCAGCTGAAG ATCCAAGTACGAGGGAGAGAAATTGGTGAATTCTGTGGCCAGGAGTCACCTGGCAGCATCGAAACCAACAGCAATGAGGTGGACATACTCTTTCTTACCGATGAGTCTGGGTTCAGCCGTGGCTGGAAGATCCGTTACACCTCAGAGA AAATACGATGCCCGCAGCCTGTCCCACGGGATCAGTTTACCGTCATCAGAGACCTGCAGCCTGTGTATGAATTTCAGGACTATTTCATTGTTAGCTGCAAGACTGGGTATAACCTGATGGAG GGCAATCAAAAGCTGCTGTCCTTCACTGCTGTCTGCCAGGCTGATGGGACATGGCATAAATCCATGCCCCGCTGTGAAA TTGTGAACTGTGGCAACCCTACAGACCTGACCAATGGGGCCTTCAGCTACGTTGACACACCTGCAAACAACAACTACCAGTCAGTGATCACATACCGATGCAATGAGCCGTATTATCACATTGTCACTGAAACACATGATGGTG ACAGATTCACCTGCTCTGCTGAGGGAACCTGGGTGGATCAAGATGGCCAGGTGAGGATTCCTGCCTGCTTACCAG TCTGTGGGAAGCCAGTGAATCCTGTTACTGAAGTCCAGCGAATCTTGGGTGGCAGGTCAGCCAGGAGAGGCAATTTCCCTTGGCAAGCTCTGACAGGCATCCATGGACGAGGGGGTGGTGCACTCCTGGGCGATCGCTGGATCCTGACCGCTGCCCACAGCATCTTCCCcaaaggagcaggagggaaCAATGCAAGCCTGGAGCAGCTAGCAGAGGATGCTAATGTATTCCTCGGCCACACCAAAGTAGAAGAGCTCTACAAGATGGGTAACCACCCTGTACGTAGGATCTTTATCCATCCAGATTACAACCCTAAAGATGAGCACAACTTCAATGGGGACATAGCCCTACTGGAGCTGAAACACCCAGTAACCCTGGGCCCTACAGTACAGCCCATCTGTCTCCCAGATACTACCAACACTACGTTCTACATGGATGGGCACATAGGCTACGTGAGTGGCTTTGGCGTGGAGAAGAACTTTATTTCAAATGATTTGAAGTATGTGAGCCTACCAGCAGTTGCTCGAGAGAAGTGTCAGAGCTGGCTGGACAGTAAGAAGAGAGATATACCTATGGTTTTCTCTGAGAACATGTTCTGTGCTGGCTTCCTCACAGTCAAACGAGATACCTGCCAGGGGGATAGCGGGAGTGTCATCACAGTGTTAGATACAGCAAGTGGTCGCTGGGTGGCTACTGGTATTGTTTCTTGGGGTATAGGGTGTGCTGAAGGTTATGGCTTCTACACCAAGATCCTCAACTACTTGGATTGGATCAAAGGGATAATAAGGGAAGACAGGCTCTAA
- the C1S gene encoding complement C1s subcomponent — protein sequence MWYLFFFCLPVWADADSMYGEILSPNYPQVYPNDVQESWEIQVPSGYGIRLYFTHMDLEPSQNCEYDSVKILYGGYVEGVLCGRKKPRAPGSSIVEEFHVPYNTLTMHFQSDFSNEEHFTGFAAYYVAVDLDECTDFVEEPCSHYCNNYIGGYFCTCPPDYFLYKDNKTCGVNCSGNVFTEPTGEIASPNYPNEYPENSRCDYQVALKPGYFVAITIHSGDFDVEPANSEGSCHDSLTFISGKQRIGPYCGSKFPGPPEIKTRNNILDIIFQTDGAVQHKGWKLRYYADPVTCHSSVIPNSVLDPKKDRYIFKDIVRVTCVEGYEIVMKRDSIKSFHSSCQDNGEWSNSNFICVPVNCGDPIPIENAQAIYVSELHEPLYKAAFQYQCDAPYYTLETKGDAVYHCSAAGEWVNEEMGTKLPKCVPVCGVPSNPIREKARIFGGTRAEKGNFPWHVYFHHPRGGGVLISERWVMTAAHVLEGYDNPNMYAGVINVGRDTLYREGKLLIPEASFIHPDWKKQPIETRTDFDNDIALLKLREPVKMGPNISPLCLPGKTPEYELQEGTLGYIAGWGQRETGRLPVYLWKAQIPVVDMAVCQSVKPEGSADSSAYRFTDNMICAGGDKDSCKGDSGGAYAIRDPLDDRRYYVAGLISWGPKCGTFGLYTKVVRYLDWIRETMSKHEDQEASQD from the exons ATGTG gtaccttttcttcttctgtcttcctgtCTGGGCTGATGCAGACTCCATGTATGGTGAGATCTTGTCACCCAATTATCCTCAGGTGTATCCCAATGACGTGCAGGAGTCTTGGGAAATCCAGGTCCCTTCAGGATATGGCATTCGCCTTTATTTCACACATATGGATCTTGAACCATCACAGAACTGCGAGTATGACTCAGTAAAG ATCCTGTATGGTGGCTATGTTGAAGGTGTGCTTTGTGGGCGGAAGAAACCTCGTGCCCCTGGCTCCTCGATTGTGGAGGAATTTCATGTCCCTTATAACACCCTCACTATGCACTTCCAATCAGATTTTTCCAATGAGGAGCATTTCACTGGTTTTGCTGCCTATTATGTTGCAGTGG ACTTGGATGAGTGCACAGATTTTGTGGAGGAACCTTGCAGTCATTACTGTAATAATTATATTGGAGGTTACTTCTGTACCTGTCCGCCAGATTATTTCCTCTATAAGGATAATAAAACATGTGGAG TGAATTGCAGCGGAAATGTCTTCACTGAGCCAACAGGGGAGATTGCCAGCCCCAACTATCCCAACGAGTACCCAGAGAACTCACGGTGTGACTACCAAGTGGCTCTGAAGCCAGGCTACTTCGTGGCTATTACCATACACAGCGGTGACTTCGATGTGGAACCAGCCAACTCAGAAGGGAGTTGCCATGACAGCTTAACA TTTATCTCTGGAAAGCAGCGGATTGGTCCGTATTGTGGCAGTAAATTCCCAGGTCCCCCTGAAATCAAAACTAGGAACAATATTCTTGACATAATCTTCCAGACAGACGGCGCAGTACAGCACAAAGGCTGGAAATTACGCTACTATGCGGATC CTGTAACCTGTCATTCGAGTGTCATCCCCAACTCTGTTCTTGATCCAAAGAAGGACAGGTATATCTTCAAGGACATCGTGAGGGTGACTTGTGTAGAAGGCTATGAAATTGTGATG AAACGAGACAGCATCAAGAGTTTTCACTCCAGCTGTCAGGACAATGGTGAATGGAGCAACTCCAATTTTATCTGTGTTC CTGTAAACTGTGGTGATCCGATTCCCATTGAAAATGCCCAAGCCATATATGTCTCTGAACTTCATGAGCCTCTgtacaaagctgctttccagtatCAATGTGATGCTCCTTACTATACCCTAGAAACCAAAGGGGATG CGGTATATCACTGCTCGGCTGCTGGAGAATGGGTCAACGAAGAGATGGGAACAAAATTACCAAAATGTGTCCCAG tctgTGGGGTACCTAGTAATCCCATCCGAGAGAAAGCAAGGATTTTTGGAGGCACCCGTGCAGAAAAGGGCAACTTCCCTTGGCATGTTTATTTCCATCACCCAAGGGGAGGTGGTGTACTCATCTCTGAAAGATGGGTAATGACTGCAGCTCATGTGCTGGAAGGATATGACAACCCCAACATGTATGCTGGGGTAATCAATGTGGGTAGAGACACCCTGTACCGAGAAGGCAAGCTGCTGATCCCAGAGGCTTCATTCATCCATCCTGATTGGAAAAAGCAGCCTATCGAAACCAGGACTGATTTTGATAATGATATTGCACTACTGAAGCTGAGAGAACCTGTGAAGATGGGCCCAAACATCTCTCCCCTCTGTCTTCCTGGTAAAACACCTGAGTATGAATTACAAGAAGGGACTCTGGGCTACATTGCGGGCTggggacagagagagacaggaagACTGCCTGTTTACCTTTGGAAGGCCCAGATTCCTGTTGTGGACATGGCTGTGTGCCAATCTGTGAAGCCAGAGGGCTCTGCTGATTCCAGTGCTTACCGATTCACTGACAATATGATCTGTGCCGGTGGTGACAAAGACAGCTGCAAGGGGGATAGCGGTGGAGCATACGCTATCCGAGACCCTCTTGATGACAGACGATACTATGTGGCTGGGCTCATCTCCTGGGGACCAAAATGTGGTACCTTTGGTCTTTACACCAAGGTAGTGCGTTACTTGGACTGGATTAGAGAGACCATGAGCAAGCATGAGGATCAAGAAGCTTCGCAGGATTAG